The window AGACCATATCCAATCAGATTTACGGGAGCCAGTAATAAAGAAAGTCCTTCCACGATCCATCGATTGCGACCCTCAGCGTAATTGAAAATCACCGTATCGCTGAGTCGTTGCGTTAATGTGGCCCACATCCCGCAAGTCGGTATCAGTTCGATCACGTTCAGTTTACTCTTTTCCGCCAGATAGCGAAGCCCGTGTTTTGTGTACCGGTAGAAATCGAACGGCTCCAGATGCAGTCCCCAGGTTTGAGGAGTTGTGAGTATCAAGATTCCTCCTGGTTTCAGCACTCTTTCTACTTCCACGAGCAACCTGGATGGTTCGGGAACATGTTCCAAAACCTCGCTGCACAAAACTGTATGAAAGGCCGAATCTACAAAAGGCAGAGCGAGAGCGGTTCCGCGAACATCAATTTGGGGACCCTGGGAAACATCAAAGCTAACATAACGATCCACATGTTGAAAAAGAGACCGGTAAGGCTGAGCGCCGCAACCCAGATCCAGGACCCATCCGCGCGCGTAGTCAGCATGTTCTTTGATGGTGCTCCATAAGATTCGTCGTGCAATGTGAAGCGGATCTGTCCACGCAACCAACCAGCTACCACCTGGAATGCGACTCACCAAACGCTTCGTGCGAGAATACGCCCCCCAGGGTATTCTGGAAATTCGGCTCACTTCGGCAGAACCTCGCACAAATATGTTTTTGTGATTGTCTTTTCACTGACGATCTTTTCGAGGTTATAAGGAATGCTTTCGACAGAAGAACGAATTCTAAGATGATTGGCTTTGAGTAGAGCAGTCAACTCTCCTTCATTGAAAATGACTTCGAACACAGGCCCTCCGTAAGCAGACTTTTGAAGCACGGTAGTAGGCCGGTCCTGGAGAACAGGAACCGTATGAAAAATGCAGAAGGATCTGGCAGTTCTGCGACTTTCGAAAATAGCTTCGGCATATTCGAGAATATGCATCAGGGAAACACCATTGAAAACGACATCGAAACTCCGATCGGAAAAGGGAAGTCGCGCAGCATCCGCTGCAAGGAACGGTTTTGCCGGATAATTTTTTTTTGCTAACCTGATCATCGATTGAGACCGGTCGACTCCCACATAATGTAGTTCACGATTTAGAAGGTAGGATAAGATCTCATAGTAATAGCCACTCCCGCTACCCACTTCAAGGACAGACGGATTTTGAATGCCCGTTGCTTCTAATGTCTTTGCGGCGACCTGAAAATCCCGGCGCACGTTCCCTGCTTTCATTTGTTTGATCAGATCTTGATAAGCAGCGTCTTGTTTGAGAGCCACTTCCGGATCCAACCAACCCGCAAGGTTCAAAGCCTGAGCTGATTCAAGCCCGAACACCCGGTAGTTCGAAGAAACATCTTGACGGGGCGGTGATTTTTGTTTCCTCCTGAAAAACATTTGCTTATTATTCCTGCGGAATCGCGTATAGGATTAATGAGTTGCTGCGGGTGATTACAGGCAGATTCAAACTCCAGTTGGAATAGGTTAGTACAGCAGTTATGGAAAATTCTTTACCGATGGATTGCCATTCCTCCAATGATCGATCTTCCCACAATTTCTTTCCGGTTTCCTTTAGTAGCGCGCCCGGACGGAAGTATTTGATATCTTCGCCAGGATGCAGGAAGTCGACTCCATAGATCTTCTTTAAAATGTAATCGAGCGTGGGTGCTGCTTCTGGCGCGTAAATCAGTCCATCCAGACCGTGGCCATCCAGCAAAATGGGTCTCCTCGTCTGTAGCTGAATCAAGCCAAGATTGGAAGCTGTTAATGCCATTCCGCGCCCCTGTTTCATGACTTCGAGTACCGGATCATTCCTGTGAAGATTGGGCCTGGATTTTATGCTGGACACGAGAAATGATACCGACCCGAAAAGGAGCAAACAAACAGTGATCCAGCCCAAACACCACTTTGTCCAATGACTCTGCCATTTCTCTTTCATTCGGACTGACAGGAATCCGCAACAAACTAAGAGAACCATTGCGATCAAGAGCATTCTGTTTGGACTGTGATGGTGACCATAGAACATGGGCAGCGAGGTCTTGATGAAAGCCAGGATACAGAGGAATACCAGAACGGTGCCAATCAAAATCTGCTTTTTTGCCTCCATGCCGTATTGCAGCATTGCTCCGGTAGCCAACAAAGCAGCAAACAGAGGTAAAAGGGGAATCAGAGGCCTTGGGAGCCGTAACAACATCAAAAGGATTACAACAAGCAAGGAGAGCTCTGTCCAGATACAATTGCGGAATCTGGCGAGAAGACCAACAATGATTGGTATAAGAAGAAAAATGTTGATGTTGAATAAGCGAGACGGCATAAGGGACCAGAGCAAAAAGGAAGTGGATTCAGGAGGAAACCAATAGATGGTCGAACCGGCTGCCGCAATCAGGGCGGCCGCAATCAATGAACGCGCAACGAACAGGGCATTATCACGGATTCCGTTTTTCAAATTCAATAAGACGATGAAACTTATGGGAACACTGAGGA of the bacterium genome contains:
- a CDS encoding class I SAM-dependent methyltransferase codes for the protein MSRIPGGSWLVAWTDPLHIARRILWSTIKEHADYARGWVLDLGCGAQPYRSLFQHVDRYVSFDVSQGPQIDVRGTALALPFVDSAFHTVLCSEVLEHVPEPSRLLVEVERVLKPGGILILTTPQTWGLHLEPFDFYRYTKHGLRYLAEKSKLNVIELIPTCGMWATLTQRLSDTVIFNYAEGRNRWIVEGLSLLLAPVNLIGYGLDKLFGKRGDTLDHLMIAQKPQ
- a CDS encoding class I SAM-dependent methyltransferase — protein: MFFRRKQKSPPRQDVSSNYRVFGLESAQALNLAGWLDPEVALKQDAAYQDLIKQMKAGNVRRDFQVAAKTLEATGIQNPSVLEVGSGSGYYYEILSYLLNRELHYVGVDRSQSMIRLAKKNYPAKPFLAADAARLPFSDRSFDVVFNGVSLMHILEYAEAIFESRRTARSFCIFHTVPVLQDRPTTVLQKSAYGGPVFEVIFNEGELTALLKANHLRIRSSVESIPYNLEKIVSEKTITKTYLCEVLPK